The genomic segment GCCTGCGTTCCTAGCTGATGGACGATTTCGCCAGCACCTTGATGTGCTTCGCCTTCACGGCCTCAGCTTTCGGCAGCGTCAGCGTCAGCACGCCGTTCTCGAACTCCGCGCGTGCCTTGTCGGCTTCCACCATCGCCGGCAGACGCACACGGCGATGAACGAGGCCGAAGCGCCGCTCGCGCAGCAGGAAGTTAGGCTTCTCTTCTTTCTTCTCGGTCTTCTCCGTCCGGGTTTCGCCCTTGATCGTCAGCATGTTGTCAACCACGCTGATGTCGATCTCGTCGGGTTTGAACCCGGGCACCGACGCCTTGACGACCAGTGCGTCGTCCTGCTCGATCAAATCGATCGCGATCATATCGAACAGGCCCTCGCGCAGCGGCGTGATCCAGCGCGGGGCCAGGAAGGCCTCGTCGACCACGCGGTCAAACGCGTCGCGCAATGTCGTCATCTCATTGAATGGATCCCAGCGGACAATATTCGGCATGGCGGTCTCCTTTCAGTGCCGTACCACGCATGGACGCAACTGCCTGCGCCCTTGAGCGTATCATATGCGGCCGCGGTCCGCATGGGGCATTCGTCCCATTCCCGGCGGGACGCGCGACAGATAGCACGGTGGGCAACAAAAGACCCGAAGGGTTTCCAAAACCTTTCGGGTCGCCAACCGGCTGGTGCGCTTGCGTGCGGGTACCGCCCTACGGCCGCGGCGTTTGCGACGGGCGCAGGGTGGAGGTCGCCTTCGGCCCGATGAGGGTCGGCAGGATGCTGGTTGGCGTCGGCGTGCTCGTCGGTCCGCGCGTAGGGGTCAGCGTCGGCGTGGGGGTCGCCGTGACGGATGGCCGCACGGTCGGCGTTGCCGTGCCGGTGGCGGTCGCCGTCGGGGTCGGCGTAATCGTGCCGGTCGGGCGCGGCGTCGGCGTCGCGGTAACGGTCGGCGTCGCGCTCGGTTCCGGCGTCGGCGTATCGGCGTTCGCCACCATGACGCGCGTACACGCGGCGGTCTTGTTGCCTTTCTTGTCCGTCGCCACCACGCGCAGCGAGTACTGCCCGTTTGGCGCCTTCGTCGAATCCCATTGCGCCAGCACGCTGTTGCGCACCAGCGTGCCGTTCGGCGGCGTGACGGCGCCCCAGCCGATCGGGTCGGGACCGACGCCAAACTCCGTGTAGTATGACGCGAAATCGGGAATGTCCACCGAGCCGATCAGATTGACCAGCCCCTGCACCGCGCCGTCAATCGCCGGTTCAGTGAGCGCGATCGTCAGCGCCTTGGGCGGCTGCGCCAGATTACGCGCAAGCGCCCATTCGCGCAGGTCGTCGCCGGGGTAGAAGTTCGCCGCGCTGTAGCCGGCCCGGAACTGCCAGGCGGCCTGCGCCCACTTGCGGAATTCCTCGTCGACGAACGCCGTCACCGGGCGATCTTCGCGCACGTTGGGCGGACAGCGGCTGTCATACGGCTGGCCGGTCAACTTGTCGGCGGCGTACGTGCGATAGACGAAGTCGGCGCGCTCGACCTTGTCCAGCGTCGGCGCATAGAAGACCTCGCTGCGCTTGCGCGGGCACTGCTCGGTCGCCAGGAAGCCGGTGTCGACGCAGATGTCGCGGCGCGCGATATCGGCCGGAACGGCAAACTCCTTGGCCGGAGTGTTCTTCAGCGCTTCTTCCACAAAGTCGCGCCAGATTGGCGCGGCGCCCGCCACGCCTGACGTGCCCTTCATCGCCGAGTTGTTGTTGTTGCCGACCCACACGCCGACCACCAGCCCGTCGGCCGTGTAGCCGATCGTCCAGTTGTCGTGGTAGTCGTTAGTGGTGCCGGTCTTGACCGCCGCCGGGCGCGACAGCTTCAGCACCGAGTTCGTACCGAACATCGGCGTGCGCGCCGCGTTGTCCTTCAGAATGTCGGTGATCTGGTAGGCCAGTTGCGGCCGCACCGCGTCGACCGGCGCGGCCTGTTCCCACGCCACCGGCTTGCCGGCGCCGTCCGTGATCTTCACGATGACGCGCGGCGCGACCCGCCTGCCGCCGTTGGCGAACACACCGTACGCGCCGGTCAGCTCCATCAGCGTGACCTCGCCGCCGCCGAGCGTCAGCGAGAGATAGTTGTTGTCGTAGTTCTTGCCCGACAGCGAGCGGATGCCGAGCTTCTCCGCCATCTTGATCATATCGGGCACGCCGACGAAATCGAGCGTCTTGACGGCCGGAATATTGTACGAGTTGGCCAGCGCGTCGCGCACGGTGACCAGCCCGTGATACTTGTCGTCGTAGTTGCGCGGCTCGTACGCCTGCGGCCTGGTCGCAAAGATCGTCTTGTTGTCGAGGATCGGCGTCGCCGGCGTCCAGCCTTTCTCGAAGGCGGCGATGTAGGTGACCGGCTTGATCGACGAGCCGGGCTGGCGCGGCCGCAACGCCACGTTCAGCTGCCCGCCGATCTCCTTGCTGTCGAAGTCGATGCTGCCCAGCATCGCCAGCACGTCGCCGGTGCCGGCGTCCATGGCGACGAGCGCCGTGTTGGTCGCGTTCTGCGCCTTCAGCTTGTCCAGTTGCGTCTTGGCGATGCGCTCCGCGGCGGCCTGCCAGTCGAGGTCGATCGTGGTCGTGACGACCAGCCCGAGCTTGTAGAGGTTCTGCGCGCCGAACTTGTCTTCCAGTTGCTGGCGCGCGTAGTAGACGAAGTGCGGCGCCTGAATCTTGGTGACCATCTTTGGCGGCACCAGCTTCAGCGGTGTCTCGTACGCCTTGGTCGCTTCCTCGATGGTCAGCACTCGCCTGTCACCGTTGGCGTTGATGACTACCTCGTGCTGCACCATCAGGTTCAGCACCTGCCGCTGGCGCTCTTTGGCGTCGTCGAAGTTGTCGTACGGGTCCCACAGCGCCGGCGCTTGCGGCAAGCCGGCCAGGAACGACGCCTCAGCCAGCGTCAGGTCGCGCGCGCTCTTGCCGAAGTAGGTCTGCGCGGCCGCCTCGATGCCGTAGGCAAAGTTGCCGTAGAAAATCTCGTTCAGATAGATTTCCAGGATCGTGTCTTTGGGGTAGGTGCGCGTCAACTCCTGCGCCAGGATGATCTCGCGCGCTTTGCGCTCGGCCGTCCGTTCGCTCTGCTTGTAGACGTTCTTGATGAGCTGCTGGGTGATGGTGCTGCCCCCGATCTCGCGCCCGCGGATCAGCACGTTATACAGCACGCGCGCGATACCGATCACGTCGAAGCCAGGGTTGGTGTAAAACGACGGGTCTTCGGTGGCCAGCGTGGCCTGGATCAAGACGGGCGGGATCTGCTGGATCGGCACGGCGATGCGCCGGCCGGTGTCGGGGTCGTTCAACTCGTATATCAGGCGACCCTTGCGGTCCAGGATGCGTGTCGAGTTGAACGACGAGGCGCGCTGGCGCAGTTCGCTGGCCGGCGGCAGGTCGCGCGCGATGGCGAAGTAGCCAAACAGCGCCCCGCACGAACCGACGAAGAACAGGCCGACAAACAGTGCGACGCCGGCAAAGAACAGCCGCGCCGACTGGTAGCCGCAGCCGACTGGCTCGCCGCGATACTCATACAGTTCCTGCAAATTGGGGTCTTGCGGGGTATTGGAACGCATACGAAATGCTATCACCGCGCATGGGCGGCGTCAAACCAGCAATTAGCGGCTAGCAACTAGCAATTAGCGATTAGCGGCTAGCGACTGGCAACTAGCGACTAGCAGCTAGCGGCTAGTAGCTAGCGGCCGGGAATGCACGCGGCGCGGAGCGCCGTACACTTTAGGCATCACTAACAAGACGCCAGTGCAGGCTCGATAGTTCCGTGGCGCTGGCGACTACCAACTAACGACTAGCAGCTAGTGACTAGCAACTACCATGATGGAATTGCCGCTGTTTCCGTTGAACACGGTGCTGTTCCCGCAGATGCCGCTGGCCCTGCACATCTTCGAGGAACGCTACAAGCAAATGATCGGTCGTTGCATCGCCGCAGAGTCGCCGTTCGGCGTCGTCCTGATCCGCGAAGGCAGCGAGGTCGGCATGCCGGCAGAGCCGTACGACATCGGCACGACCGCGCACGTCATCGGCGTCGAGAAGCTGCTGGAAGGCCGCATGAACATCATCGCCAGCGGACGGCAGCGCTTCCGGCTGATGGAGGTGGTGCGC from the Chloroflexota bacterium genome contains:
- a CDS encoding Hsp20/alpha crystallin family protein; translated protein: MPNIVRWDPFNEMTTLRDAFDRVVDEAFLAPRWITPLREGLFDMIAIDLIEQDDALVVKASVPGFKPDEIDISVVDNMLTIKGETRTEKTEKKEEKPNFLLRERRFGLVHRRVRLPAMVEADKARAEFENGVLTLTLPKAEAVKAKHIKVLAKSSIS
- a CDS encoding PBP1A family penicillin-binding protein, producing MRSNTPQDPNLQELYEYRGEPVGCGYQSARLFFAGVALFVGLFFVGSCGALFGYFAIARDLPPASELRQRASSFNSTRILDRKGRLIYELNDPDTGRRIAVPIQQIPPVLIQATLATEDPSFYTNPGFDVIGIARVLYNVLIRGREIGGSTITQQLIKNVYKQSERTAERKAREIILAQELTRTYPKDTILEIYLNEIFYGNFAYGIEAAAQTYFGKSARDLTLAEASFLAGLPQAPALWDPYDNFDDAKERQRQVLNLMVQHEVVINANGDRRVLTIEEATKAYETPLKLVPPKMVTKIQAPHFVYYARQQLEDKFGAQNLYKLGLVVTTTIDLDWQAAAERIAKTQLDKLKAQNATNTALVAMDAGTGDVLAMLGSIDFDSKEIGGQLNVALRPRQPGSSIKPVTYIAAFEKGWTPATPILDNKTIFATRPQAYEPRNYDDKYHGLVTVRDALANSYNIPAVKTLDFVGVPDMIKMAEKLGIRSLSGKNYDNNYLSLTLGGGEVTLMELTGAYGVFANGGRRVAPRVIVKITDGAGKPVAWEQAAPVDAVRPQLAYQITDILKDNAARTPMFGTNSVLKLSRPAAVKTGTTNDYHDNWTIGYTADGLVVGVWVGNNNNSAMKGTSGVAGAAPIWRDFVEEALKNTPAKEFAVPADIARRDICVDTGFLATEQCPRKRSEVFYAPTLDKVERADFVYRTYAADKLTGQPYDSRCPPNVREDRPVTAFVDEEFRKWAQAAWQFRAGYSAANFYPGDDLREWALARNLAQPPKALTIALTEPAIDGAVQGLVNLIGSVDIPDFASYYTEFGVGPDPIGWGAVTPPNGTLVRNSVLAQWDSTKAPNGQYSLRVVATDKKGNKTAACTRVMVANADTPTPEPSATPTVTATPTPRPTGTITPTPTATATGTATPTVRPSVTATPTPTLTPTRGPTSTPTPTSILPTLIGPKATSTLRPSQTPRP